From the Bacteroidia bacterium genome, one window contains:
- a CDS encoding DUF1987 domain-containing protein, with amino-acid sequence MEKIKIEPTNKTPRIELDPEAGLLKIEGRSIPENSFEFYKPVMAWLDEYAKSPNASTLCTFKFEYFNTSSSKCILDIFRKLEQIHQNGSSVVISWYYDEDDEDMQETGEDYKSIIKVPFKVIPNS; translated from the coding sequence ATGGAAAAAATAAAAATAGAACCTACTAATAAAACCCCCCGCATAGAGCTAGATCCTGAAGCGGGCTTACTAAAAATAGAGGGGCGTTCTATTCCTGAAAATTCTTTCGAGTTTTACAAGCCTGTTATGGCTTGGTTAGATGAGTATGCCAAGTCCCCCAATGCAAGTACATTGTGTACCTTTAAGTTTGAGTACTTCAACACCAGCTCTTCAAAGTGTATTTTAGACATTTTCAGAAAACTAGAACAAATTCATCAAAATGGCAGTTCAGTAGTCATCAGCTGGTACTATGACGAAGATGATGAAGATATGCAGGAAACAGGTGAGGACTATAAAAGTATTATAAAAGTACCTTTCAAGGTTATCCCTAACAGTTAG